DNA sequence from the Lentisphaerota bacterium genome:
TGTGGAGGTGGTGATTGGCGTGCTCCTGATCCTCGGGCTGTGCCGCACCTGCGCGCTTGTGCTGACGGGGGTGACCCTGATTTCCCTGGGATTCGGCCAGATCCTCCTCCGGCAACACGCCACGGTGGCGAACATCTTCATGTACGTGCTGATGACGGCCATCGCCTTGTGGATGAGCGAGCAGGACCGCTGGACACTGGACGGCTGCCGCCTGTCCCGAAAATGCAACAAGGCCGACGCCGCGTGACCGGTAGCGGGGCAGACCGGGCCGGTGTGTCTGCGCCAGCAGCGCGGAAGACAGGCCGAATGCCTTCCCGCCGCGCGGCCCACATGCGGGCGTTCGCGCAGGAATTGCGTGCTGAGTTTCTGCCAGCCTCCGCGCTGGCCGTGTTCGCGGGGGCCGCTCTGGCATTCCACGACACCGGTCGCTGGCGCGGATGGCTGTTCCTGATGTGCGTCCTCGGCGTGTGCGCCCTGCACGCAGGTGCCAATGTGCTCAACGACTACTTTGACCATCGCAGCGGCAATGATGCGATCAACACGGAGTTCATCCGGCCCTTCACCGGCGGCAGCCGCCTGATTCAGCAGGGCGTGTTGCGTCCGAACGAGGTGCTGGGCCTCGGCGCGGCGCTTCTCGGAGTTGGCGTGGGCGTCGGTGTATATCTGGTAGTCCTCGCGGGCGCGGGCGTGTTGCCGTTCCTGGCGCTGGGCCTGCTGGCGGGGGTCGGCTACAGCATTCCCCGCGTCGGCCTGGCGGCGCGCGGCGCGGGCGAGTTGACTGTCGCGCTTGCCTTCGGGGTGTTGCCGGTGACGGGCACCTATTATGTGCAGACCGGTACGGTGACCGCCGGGGCGTTTGCCCTTTCGTTGCCGGTGGCGGTGCTGATTGCGGCGGTTCTGTTCATCAATCAGTTTCCCGACAGCCGCGCCGACCGGGCCGTCGGCAAGCGCCATTGGGTGGTGCGGCTCGGACTGAAGCGCGCGGCGCGCGGGTACGTGGCGCTCATGGGACTTTGGGTTATCGTGCTGCTGCTGGGCGCGGGCGCAGGAATGATCCCGTCGTTTCTGGTCTGGGCGGCCCTGCCCGGGCTTCTGGCAATCCCAGCTTCGCGCCGGGTCCTGCGGCACTTCGACACCCCCGCCGCGCTGGCGCCGGCCCACGCGCTCACCATCCTCATGCATCTGACGGTCACCGCCGCCCTGGGGACGATGCTGGTGCTGGCGCGGGTTTTATAAGGGCCGCAGTTTTCATGTGGTGATCAACTCGCGCACGGCGGACTCGACCTCTGCGACCTCGGTCAGGGTGTCGTGGCAATCGCCTTGCGGACGGGTATTGCCGATCGCCAGAACCGGCTTGGGGAAGGCCCCGAAGATTCCCTGAATCAGTTCGCGCTCGCAGGCCACGGCCACGACGGCATCGATGTCGTCGGCTCTGACGCGCGCCAGGGCTTGGCGGCCGCCGCCCGCCACATGGAACAAGACGCCCGTCCGGTCTCGCACGCCCAGCAGGGCGTCGACCGGACACGCGCCGCAGCGGGCGCAGCCCTCGCCCCCCTCGCGGGTGAGGTTCCGTCCGCAGGCGCTGCTTTGCAGGCAGTGCGCCAGCAGCAACAGCACACGCCCGGGCGGCGCCTTCACACGGCGCCAGCGCGTCACGCGGTTGTTCAGCCGGATCAGCGCGCGTTGAAGCATCAGGCTTGGATTCCCCATGATTCCCCCGTAAGTGGGTCCACACCTTATCACTGCCCGTTCAGACGGTCAAGAATTGCGACAGAAAAAACAACAGGGGCCGCACGTCTGTGCGACCCCTGTCAGTTGCGGCGCTGCCCGTCGGGCAGCCTCAGTTGCTGGCGCGACCCTTGACGCCGGTCGCCGTTGCGGCGTTGGCGCGGGCCTTCTCGTGCGGGCGAAGGCTGCGGACAGCCGCGCCGGCGCGCCACATCTCGGAGTCGTGGATCAGAGCCAGCTCTTTCTGGAGCTTGGCCTTGTAGTCGGCGCCGCCGCAGGTCTTGATCACATGGCGGGCCTCATTCTGCGACTTCACGGCTTTATAGAGATCCTTGAAGACCGGCAGGGTCGCCTTCTTGAACTTCGGCTTCCAGTCCAGCGCGCCGCGCTGGGCTGTGGCGGAGCAGTTCGCATACATCCAGTCCATGCCGTTTTCATCGACCAGGCGGATCAAGCTTTGCGTCAGCTCCTCGACCGTCTCGTTGAACGCCTCGGAGGGCGAATGGCCGTTGGCGCGCAGGACATCATACTGCGCCTCCATCACGCCCGCCAGCGCGCCCATGAGCACGCCGCGTTCACCGACCAGGTCGGAGGTCACCTCGTGAGCAAACGTGGTGGGGAAGAGGTATCCCGATCCGACGGCGATGCCGACGGCAAGGGCGCGGTCCAGCGCCCGGCCCGTGGCGTCCTGACCCACCGCGAAACTTGAGTTGATGCCGACGCCCGCGAGGAAGTTGCGGCGCACAGACGTGCCCGAACCCTTGGGGGCGACGAGGATCACGTCCACATCCTTGTTCGGCTTGACGCCGGTGAGGTCGTTGTAGACATAGCCGAAGCCGTGCGAGAAATAGAGCGCCTTGCCGGCGGTCATGAAGGGGGCGATCCGCGGCCACACCTGTCTGATCGCCGCATCGTTCACCAGAATCATGACGATGGTGGCCTTGGCGCACGCCTCCTCGATGTCGAAAAGCGTCTTGCCTGGTTTCCATCCGTCCTTCATGGCGCGCTTCCAGTCGCCGACGAAGCGTTTGTCCTGGCCGATGATCACCGGGACGCCGTTGTCGCGCATGTTCAGCGACTGAGCCGGCCCTTGAACGCCATAGCCGATCACGGCGATGACTTCGTTCTTGAGGACTTTCTGGGCCTTCTTGAGGGAATACTCTTTGCGTGTGACGACCGTCTCAACGACGCCGCCAAAATCGATTTTGGCCATACCATTACTCCGTGTTGATCACAAAAAAACGCCTGAACAGACGCGCGCAATGCCCGACCATCAGACAGAAAACCCGGCTATATTAGCACCTTGCTGCCGTTACGCAAGGGGTTTTCATCAAAATCGTGAAAAATCGTGGCTTGTTCATTGACCCAATCATCCGAAATCATCCGATGGCCTCTATCTGAGTCGCGAGATCATTCAACTCGCGCGTCCAGAATGCAGCGGTGCCCCATTCGGGATGGTTGTGCCGGAAGGCATGGTCGTGCGACTGGCGCGCGCACCAGGCGAGGTAGTAAATCATCCGCATGGCCCGGAGCGGTTCGACCAGCGTCAGTGTCTGGCGGTCGAAGGGATAAAAAAGAGTGTACCCCTCCAGCAGCGCGTCACATTCGTCGGGCACATCCTCGGGGCGGCCGGGAAGGAGCATCCACAGATCATGGACGGCCGGGCCGTTCATCATATCATCGAAGTCAATCAGAAAGACGCCGCTGTCAGGTCGATCAAGAACGTTGGTCCGCTGGCAGTCGCCGTGAATGCGGATCATCGGCACATTTTCGAAAAGCGGAACGACCGCGTCCATGAACGTCTCGGCGAGTCGGCTGAACTCCGCTTCGGCATGGCGGTCGAGAAATCCGCCGTCCAACAGGTAGTCCATGTCGTCGGCGGTTGATTCGAGCGGATGGAGGGTGATGCGCGATGGCGCGGAGGCCAGCGCGCCGACGGCATGGACACGGCCGACCAAGGCACCCAGCCGGTGCCAGAGGGGGAGGTCATCGTTGGCCGGTTCGGCGGGACGGCCGCCGCGCTTGGGAAAGAGCGCGAAAAGCATGCCGCCCGTCTCGTGGATGGTTTCGCCTGATGGAGCGGCGAGGGGCGCGATCACCGGTATGTCGGCTTCAGCGCAGGCGCGCACAAACGCATGCTCGTCGGCGATCGCCGCGCGCGACCAGCGCCCCGGCCGGTAGAATTTGGCAATGAGCGGGGTGCCGTCGTTGCAGGTAACTTCGTAAACCCGGTTGATGTAGCTGGGTAACGGGCGGATCAATCCAGACAATAGCGAGCCACAGGCGGCCTCGACGGCATCGAGGACCGCGTTGGGGGTCAGGCGCGAAAAATCGGCGAGTGTGACATGCATATGGGACGATTTTGACGGTTGGCCGCATCGGCGTCAATCGAAATAACTTTGCGAATAACTTTGTTTGAACGGCAGCGGCGGACGCGCTACACTATCCGCCTGTGTTGCCGTTCGGTGTGGTCGTGAGAGGAGGACGCCAATGATGCGGGTCGGACTGACGTACGATTTGAAGCGTGACTATCTGGCGATGGGGTTCAGCGCGGAGGCCGCCGCCGAATTCGACCGCGACGACACGATCGACGGCATCGAGGCCGCCCTGCGAGCGCTGGGGTGCGAAACGGACCGGATCGGTCATGCGAAGCGGCTGACGGAGCGGCT
Encoded proteins:
- a CDS encoding DUF116 domain-containing protein, which produces MGNPSLMLQRALIRLNNRVTRWRRVKAPPGRVLLLLAHCLQSSACGRNLTREGGEGCARCGACPVDALLGVRDRTGVLFHVAGGGRQALARVRADDIDAVVAVACERELIQGIFGAFPKPVLAIGNTRPQGDCHDTLTEVAEVESAVRELITT
- a CDS encoding serine/threonine protein kinase, which gives rise to MHVTLADFSRLTPNAVLDAVEAACGSLLSGLIRPLPSYINRVYEVTCNDGTPLIAKFYRPGRWSRAAIADEHAFVRACAEADIPVIAPLAAPSGETIHETGGMLFALFPKRGGRPAEPANDDLPLWHRLGALVGRVHAVGALASAPSRITLHPLESTADDMDYLLDGGFLDRHAEAEFSRLAETFMDAVVPLFENVPMIRIHGDCQRTNVLDRPDSGVFLIDFDDMMNGPAVHDLWMLLPGRPEDVPDECDALLEGYTLFYPFDRQTLTLVEPLRAMRMIYYLAWCARQSHDHAFRHNHPEWGTAAFWTRELNDLATQIEAIG
- a CDS encoding prenyltransferase, which translates into the protein MQQGRRRVTGSGADRAGVSAPAARKTGRMPSRRAAHMRAFAQELRAEFLPASALAVFAGAALAFHDTGRWRGWLFLMCVLGVCALHAGANVLNDYFDHRSGNDAINTEFIRPFTGGSRLIQQGVLRPNEVLGLGAALLGVGVGVGVYLVVLAGAGVLPFLALGLLAGVGYSIPRVGLAARGAGELTVALAFGVLPVTGTYYVQTGTVTAGAFALSLPVAVLIAAVLFINQFPDSRADRAVGKRHWVVRLGLKRAARGYVALMGLWVIVLLLGAGAGMIPSFLVWAALPGLLAIPASRRVLRHFDTPAALAPAHALTILMHLTVTAALGTMLVLARVL
- the ilvC gene encoding ketol-acid reductoisomerase, which translates into the protein MAKIDFGGVVETVVTRKEYSLKKAQKVLKNEVIAVIGYGVQGPAQSLNMRDNGVPVIIGQDKRFVGDWKRAMKDGWKPGKTLFDIEEACAKATIVMILVNDAAIRQVWPRIAPFMTAGKALYFSHGFGYVYNDLTGVKPNKDVDVILVAPKGSGTSVRRNFLAGVGINSSFAVGQDATGRALDRALAVGIAVGSGYLFPTTFAHEVTSDLVGERGVLMGALAGVMEAQYDVLRANGHSPSEAFNETVEELTQSLIRLVDENGMDWMYANCSATAQRGALDWKPKFKKATLPVFKDLYKAVKSQNEARHVIKTCGGADYKAKLQKELALIHDSEMWRAGAAVRSLRPHEKARANAATATGVKGRASN
- a CDS encoding DoxX family protein, encoding MQSQTCCNCVDPKSLAPALIRWALGLLFLVGGIGKLMDLGGFVKGYLLPAFEKTILPGGLVAAYGYALPFVEVVIGVLLILGLCRTCALVLTGVTLISLGFGQILLRQHATVANIFMYVLMTAIALWMSEQDRWTLDGCRLSRKCNKADAA